A portion of the Herpetosiphon gulosus genome contains these proteins:
- a CDS encoding response regulator: protein MSDEQRATIRILLAEDNELVALTMEEYLTDLGFQVVGVARTGTQALELARQLEPDMAILDVKLPELEGTEVAARLYAERPMPIVMVTAFTDRDTIRKAERAGALGYLVKPVTMEALTPAIDIALARFAEIRALRQEVDALHESLEARKLIERAKGILMQRLNISEHDAYERLRHRAREKRVKLKDIAQTIIDAEALLS, encoded by the coding sequence ATGTCTGATGAGCAGCGAGCCACGATTCGGATTTTGTTAGCCGAAGACAACGAACTAGTGGCCTTGACCATGGAAGAATATTTGACCGATTTGGGCTTTCAGGTGGTCGGAGTTGCCCGCACCGGAACCCAAGCGTTGGAGCTGGCACGCCAATTAGAGCCAGATATGGCGATTCTTGATGTTAAGTTGCCCGAATTGGAAGGCACCGAGGTTGCCGCACGGCTTTATGCTGAGCGTCCGATGCCAATTGTGATGGTAACCGCTTTTACCGACCGCGACACCATTCGCAAGGCTGAACGGGCTGGGGCACTGGGCTATTTGGTCAAACCTGTTACGATGGAAGCATTGACTCCAGCGATTGATATTGCCTTAGCTCGCTTTGCCGAAATTCGCGCGTTGCGCCAAGAAGTCGATGCTTTACATGAATCGCTGGAAGCTCGTAAATTGATCGAGCGAGCCAAAGGGATTTTGATGCAGCGCTTGAATATTAGCGAACACGATGCCTACGAACGTTTGCGCCATCGAGCACGCGAAAAACGGGTCAAGCTCAAAGACATTGCCCAGACGATCATCGATGCTGAAGCCTTGCTCTCATAA